From a region of the Candidatus Acidiferrales bacterium genome:
- a CDS encoding recombinase family protein translates to MALQVIRSDNRTSRKLLAAIYSRVSTVAHGQDPAVQTRELREYCERRGWEVFDCYEDVGVSGKKDSRPQLNRLMHDAHARRFDVTVCWRFDRFSRSVSHLCRALETFNALGIQFVSLCEQVDTNTPTGKLVFTILGAVAEGERNLIAERVRAGLKNARAKGKRLGRPRKAVDVDRINSLRASGHSWRSIAGLMKMSVGTVYSAAQSQHASSRCA, encoded by the coding sequence ATGGCATTGCAAGTCATCCGAAGCGATAACCGCACTTCTCGAAAACTGTTAGCGGCGATCTATTCGCGAGTTTCAACCGTGGCCCACGGTCAAGACCCTGCGGTGCAAACGCGAGAACTGCGCGAATACTGCGAGCGTCGAGGCTGGGAAGTTTTCGACTGTTACGAGGACGTCGGCGTCTCGGGGAAGAAAGACTCTCGCCCTCAGTTAAATCGCCTCATGCACGACGCACACGCTCGCCGCTTCGATGTGACCGTTTGCTGGCGCTTCGACCGTTTCTCCCGGTCCGTGTCGCATCTGTGCCGGGCGCTAGAAACATTCAACGCGCTCGGCATCCAGTTCGTTTCGCTTTGCGAGCAGGTGGACACCAACACACCCACCGGAAAGCTCGTTTTTACGATCCTCGGAGCCGTAGCCGAAGGCGAGCGAAATCTCATTGCGGAGCGCGTGCGTGCAGGCTTGAAAAATGCCAGAGCCAAAGGAAAACGCCTCGGGCGACCGAGAAAAGCCGTCGATGTTGACCGAATCAACTCGCTCCGGGCGTCCGGGCATTCGTGGCGCTCGATAGCTGGTTTGATGAAAATGTCGGTCGGAACTGTTTACAGCGCTGCCCAGTCTCAGCACGCTAGTTCTCGATGCGCGTGA
- a CDS encoding DUF2779 domain-containing protein produces MGGIPSHCAVGARGNGAVTMKLSKSKFIAGCQCLKRLYLQVHEPELAADPDGATEAIIEQGHEVGLLARQLFPAGVEVRSDGGLGQAIRTTKQLIANPEIPAIFEGAFEHEGIIVKADVLQRRKENLWRLVEVKSATNLRDQYVPDLAIQSYVLSGFGLKLASVWLAHINRAYVLTGTRVDPQQLFSFRNLTQRVRNFQPELILRLRSQLHVLAMPKAPDVPIGAQCLNPFICEFFTHCNPPKPHNHIGYLLRLDVNAMKKLEQMGVQSIEDIPADFELTEIQRRACTAVQTGQPCFSPDLKRQFASLKFPLYFMDFETVNPAIPRFSGMRPYDHLPFQWSVHVQRQPGDAPEHFEFLATDRGDPRTPFISALCEALGEGDGSIVVYNEQFESQRLWELASWRPAYTDRIRGIQRRLWDLLPVVRNHVYHPAFRGSFSLKAVLPAFVPNMTYEGMEVPDGQAAGLAWESMISDGCSEPERQAKRKTLLAYCGQDTLALVRLLETLQSRCAT; encoded by the coding sequence TTGGGCGGCATTCCGAGTCATTGTGCAGTTGGTGCAAGAGGAAACGGTGCGGTGACAATGAAACTCAGCAAGTCGAAGTTCATTGCGGGCTGCCAATGCCTCAAGCGGCTCTATTTACAGGTACACGAGCCGGAACTCGCCGCTGACCCGGACGGTGCCACAGAAGCGATTATCGAGCAAGGGCACGAGGTCGGCTTGCTTGCCCGCCAGTTGTTTCCGGCCGGGGTCGAGGTTCGCAGCGACGGCGGGTTGGGTCAGGCGATTCGCACAACGAAGCAGCTAATCGCGAATCCCGAAATTCCGGCGATTTTCGAAGGTGCCTTTGAACACGAGGGCATAATCGTCAAAGCGGATGTCCTGCAACGTCGCAAGGAGAACCTCTGGCGTCTTGTGGAAGTGAAATCCGCCACCAATTTGAGAGACCAATACGTCCCAGACTTGGCGATTCAGAGCTACGTGCTCTCCGGCTTCGGCTTGAAACTAGCGTCGGTTTGGCTGGCTCATATCAACCGAGCATACGTGCTGACGGGAACAAGGGTTGATCCCCAACAGTTGTTTTCATTTCGAAATCTCACCCAGAGAGTACGGAACTTCCAGCCCGAACTTATTTTGCGGCTGCGCTCACAACTCCATGTTCTGGCGATGCCGAAAGCTCCCGATGTTCCCATCGGAGCACAGTGTCTCAATCCGTTCATCTGCGAGTTTTTCACTCACTGCAACCCACCCAAGCCGCACAACCACATTGGCTACCTCCTTCGCCTTGATGTGAATGCAATGAAAAAGCTGGAGCAAATGGGTGTTCAGTCTATCGAAGACATACCCGCAGATTTTGAGCTAACCGAGATTCAACGGCGTGCATGTACGGCGGTACAAACGGGGCAGCCATGCTTCAGTCCAGACCTCAAGAGACAGTTCGCATCTCTCAAATTTCCGCTTTACTTTATGGATTTTGAAACTGTCAACCCAGCGATCCCGCGATTTTCTGGCATGCGTCCCTACGATCACCTGCCGTTTCAGTGGTCAGTCCATGTGCAGCGCCAGCCGGGTGATGCGCCCGAACATTTTGAGTTCTTGGCTACGGACAGAGGCGACCCTCGAACTCCGTTTATCTCCGCGCTCTGTGAGGCTTTGGGAGAAGGTGACGGCAGCATCGTCGTATACAACGAGCAATTCGAGTCACAGCGACTTTGGGAGCTAGCGAGTTGGCGGCCCGCTTACACTGATCGCATCAGGGGAATCCAACGCCGCCTCTGGGACTTGCTCCCGGTGGTGCGCAATCACGTCTATCATCCGGCTTTCCGAGGCTCATTTTCTTTGAAAGCTGTTCTGCCCGCCTTCGTCCCCAACATGACATACGAGGGAATGGAAGTCCCAGACGGGCAGGCCGCTGGACTTGCATGGGAGTCGATGATCAGCGACGGTTGCAGTGAACCGGAACG